From Haloglomus litoreum, the proteins below share one genomic window:
- a CDS encoding MGMT family protein: protein MYARESPYLDRYVQLGVAGEKLINVSFPEDPNEGAEAEYPLLDRVFAYLEGKKDEFTEVDVALTVPTDQRTVLEALRSVPYGEDVSVERLARMAGLDDDDQADLQTVRVALDTNPVPIVVPDHRVRDGPSSAPPKVEQKLRSLEGL, encoded by the coding sequence ATCTACGCCCGGGAATCGCCGTACCTCGACCGGTACGTCCAGCTCGGCGTCGCGGGCGAGAAGCTCATCAACGTCTCCTTCCCGGAGGACCCCAACGAGGGTGCCGAGGCGGAGTACCCGCTGCTGGACCGCGTCTTCGCCTACCTCGAGGGCAAGAAGGACGAGTTCACCGAGGTCGACGTCGCGCTGACGGTGCCGACCGACCAGCGGACGGTGCTGGAGGCGCTCCGGTCGGTTCCGTACGGCGAGGACGTCTCCGTCGAGCGGCTGGCCCGGATGGCCGGTCTCGACGACGACGACCAGGCGGACCTCCAGACGGTCCGCGTGGCGCTCGACACGAACCCGGTCCCCATCGTCGTCCCGGACCACCGCGTCCGGGACGGCCCGAGTTCGGCGCCGCCGAAGGTCGAGCAGAAACTGCGGTCGCTGGAGGGGCTGTAG
- a CDS encoding CPBP family intramembrane glutamic endopeptidase, producing the protein MQWAAFAGVAVAVTLLLLLLARASQGAVGTPRATPGEVRWLDRLEDGADHLDARGAPDPAPASPFEASMAGGDLSAPVLLVNVAFSQGLFGVLLLAGAWYTGIPASAFGVGPGTVGLGALAAGVGFGLVLSVGNGLAGAVASALGHDPSEDLREMLAPDTAAGWVLLLGVVLPLVAGFEELLFRGALIGVLHAGFGWSPWLLALASSVAFALGHGAQGPIGIVVTGLLGFVLAAGYIVTGSLLVVVVAHYLVNAVEFVVYEGLGLDPPFGP; encoded by the coding sequence GTGCAGTGGGCCGCGTTCGCGGGCGTCGCGGTCGCGGTCACGCTCCTTCTGCTGTTGCTGGCACGTGCCTCGCAGGGAGCCGTCGGCACGCCCCGTGCCACGCCCGGTGAGGTCCGCTGGCTCGACCGGCTGGAGGACGGCGCCGACCACCTCGACGCCCGCGGGGCCCCCGACCCCGCGCCCGCGAGCCCGTTCGAGGCCTCGATGGCCGGCGGGGACCTGTCGGCTCCTGTCCTGCTCGTGAACGTCGCGTTCTCCCAGGGCCTGTTCGGCGTCCTCCTGCTGGCTGGGGCGTGGTACACCGGCATCCCGGCGAGCGCGTTCGGCGTCGGCCCCGGAACGGTCGGCCTCGGGGCGCTCGCCGCCGGCGTCGGCTTCGGGCTCGTCCTCTCGGTCGGCAACGGGCTCGCGGGCGCCGTCGCGAGCGCGCTCGGCCACGACCCCAGCGAGGACCTCCGCGAGATGCTCGCCCCCGACACCGCGGCGGGCTGGGTCCTCCTGCTGGGCGTCGTCCTGCCGCTCGTCGCGGGGTTCGAGGAACTCCTCTTCCGGGGGGCGCTGATCGGGGTCCTCCACGCCGGGTTCGGCTGGTCGCCGTGGCTCCTCGCGCTCGCCTCCTCGGTCGCGTTCGCGCTGGGCCACGGCGCCCAGGGCCCCATCGGCATCGTCGTGACGGGCCTGCTGGGCTTCGTCCTCGCGGCCGGCTACATCGTGACGGGGAGCCTCCTCGTCGTCGTGGTCGCGCACTACCTCGTCAACGCCGTCGAGTTCGTCGTCTACGAGGGCCTCGGACTGGACCCGCCGTTCGGGCCCTGA